A genomic segment from bacterium encodes:
- a CDS encoding MotA/TolQ/ExbB proton channel family protein: MSFGVVVLALFVLAMLAMQGPSVSGLWSSHAAVVVIGGTFTATLLSFPTKQVLRIPRLIIEAIRSPKLEVTSIVATLIRVSDRLRSGGVNALHAELKNVKDPFLKRGLQYIAEGFDSKEITDLLEAEMIGIRGRHRNNINVFETLGGYAPTLGIMGTVMSMVAIMGNLDNPEALGPEIGHAMVATLYGVASANLLFLPLATKLKKLSEEELRLRWIMIEIVLAMHGGASPRTIRERLKASLPPETRKLIQDSKGKGGKKGGTGRLETATLQE, encoded by the coding sequence GTGTCGTTCGGTGTCGTCGTCCTGGCCCTGTTCGTGCTTGCCATGCTGGCGATGCAGGGCCCTTCCGTCAGCGGCCTGTGGTCTTCCCACGCCGCCGTGGTCGTCATTGGTGGGACCTTCACCGCGACCCTCCTCTCCTTCCCGACCAAGCAGGTCCTCCGGATCCCCCGGCTGATCATCGAGGCGATCCGCTCCCCCAAGCTCGAGGTGACCTCCATCGTCGCCACCTTGATCCGTGTCTCGGACCGGCTGCGCTCGGGCGGCGTCAACGCCCTCCACGCCGAACTCAAGAACGTCAAGGACCCCTTCCTCAAGCGCGGCCTCCAGTACATCGCCGAGGGCTTCGACTCCAAGGAGATCACCGACCTCTTGGAAGCGGAGATGATCGGCATCCGCGGCCGGCACCGCAACAACATCAACGTGTTCGAGACCCTGGGCGGCTACGCGCCGACCCTCGGCATCATGGGCACCGTCATGTCGATGGTCGCCATCATGGGCAACCTCGATAACCCCGAGGCCCTCGGCCCCGAGATCGGCCACGCCATGGTCGCGACCCTCTACGGCGTCGCCAGCGCCAACCTGCTCTTCTTGCCCCTCGCCACCAAGCTCAAGAAGCTCAGCGAAGAAGAGCTGCGCCTGCGCTGGATCATGATCGAGATCGTGCTGGCCATGCACGGCGGCGCGAGCCCTCGCACCATCCGCGAACGGCTCAAGGCCTCGCTGCCTCCTGAGACGCGCAAGCTCATCCAGGACAGCAAGGGCAAGGGCGGCAAGAAGGGCGGCACCGGCCGGCTCGAAACCGCCACCCTCCAGGAGTAA
- a CDS encoding tetratricopeptide repeat protein, producing MRVDPRFNVEVTHVNNTPVKAPPPAPERPVAPEPQMRPDMARLTRGVKGTLPWSKTNLTRPLDPSRPGEGQPLDPDQLKLSENWRKARDKMRVDPDAQLVEETGHELETFLKELESRGLQKHPQYQQLSKLRESLKRIAEREAKKVEASRKDPEGEQRLGEAVEDLWEKILVQLLGPGAARQKVAERFQQAQQLARQGKKEDAIRLFKRVLTAEPDHLDAHAKLGRLLLDTERYGEAERHLQHAASYRPRDYDLQLGLGELYYQLGEGELARQSFYQASTLGAKHSDPHAWLGILSYEEAKLPEAAFALEKAVQLDPGNAVARFYLAQVAFQLNDPLRGNFQLQMVKRLQPLADLSRFQAQTSLLSAPAMTGTLQAHRWQSPTT from the coding sequence ATGCGTGTCGATCCCAGGTTCAACGTTGAAGTCACGCACGTCAACAACACCCCGGTCAAGGCCCCGCCGCCTGCGCCGGAGCGCCCCGTTGCGCCCGAACCCCAGATGCGCCCCGACATGGCCCGCCTCACCCGCGGCGTCAAGGGCACCCTTCCTTGGTCCAAGACCAACCTCACCCGCCCCCTCGATCCGTCCCGACCCGGCGAGGGGCAGCCGCTCGATCCCGACCAGCTCAAGCTCTCGGAGAACTGGCGCAAGGCCCGCGACAAGATGCGGGTCGATCCCGACGCGCAACTGGTCGAGGAAACCGGCCATGAGCTCGAGACCTTCCTCAAGGAGCTCGAATCCCGGGGCCTCCAGAAGCACCCCCAGTACCAGCAGCTCTCCAAGCTTCGCGAATCGCTCAAACGCATCGCCGAGCGCGAAGCCAAAAAAGTAGAAGCCAGCCGCAAGGACCCCGAAGGGGAGCAGCGTCTCGGCGAAGCCGTGGAAGACCTCTGGGAGAAGATCCTCGTCCAGCTGCTCGGCCCCGGTGCCGCCAGGCAGAAGGTGGCGGAGCGCTTCCAGCAGGCCCAGCAACTCGCGCGCCAGGGCAAGAAGGAAGATGCGATCCGCCTCTTCAAGCGGGTGCTGACCGCCGAGCCCGATCACCTGGACGCCCATGCCAAACTGGGGCGCCTCTTGCTCGATACCGAGCGCTACGGCGAGGCCGAGCGGCACCTCCAGCACGCGGCGAGCTACCGCCCGCGCGACTACGACCTGCAACTGGGGCTCGGCGAGCTCTACTACCAGCTAGGCGAAGGCGAGCTCGCGCGCCAGTCCTTCTACCAGGCGTCGACCCTCGGCGCCAAGCATTCCGACCCGCACGCCTGGCTCGGCATCCTCTCCTACGAGGAGGCGAAGCTCCCCGAGGCCGCCTTCGCCCTCGAAAAGGCCGTGCAGCTGGATCCGGGGAACGCGGTGGCCCGCTTCTACCTCGCCCAGGTCGCCTTCCAGCTCAACGACCCACTGCGGGGCAACTTCCAGCTCCAGATGGTCAAGCGCCTGCAGCCCCTGGCCGACCTCAGCCGCTTCCAGGCGCAGACCAGCCTCCTGTCGGCCCCCGCGATGACCGGCACCCTCCAGGCGCATCGCTGGCAGTCTCCGACGACCTAG
- a CDS encoding DUF429 domain-containing protein: MKLAGVDGCSTGWVVASWHDNGHTAGVTIHLVKTFKEVVDAGYRVIAVDIPVGMPDKGVRDCDPQARKLLGPRRSSVFPAPIRPVLTAKDYSQACDIGRQADGRSLSQQAWAITKKVAEVDRMVTPDLQGSIIEIHPELCFWALNGGRPLEYPKKDYQGMEARRMLLKEHLLDPVVFYDLRLPGAGRDDIHDALAALWTARRYAQGESVRIPEHEQRDAKGLRMEMWY; the protein is encoded by the coding sequence ATGAAACTGGCAGGCGTTGATGGATGCTCAACCGGATGGGTCGTTGCCTCCTGGCACGATAACGGCCATACCGCCGGTGTGACCATCCACCTGGTCAAGACTTTCAAGGAAGTTGTTGACGCCGGATACCGCGTCATCGCGGTGGATATTCCCGTCGGCATGCCAGATAAGGGCGTAAGAGACTGTGACCCGCAGGCTCGCAAGCTACTGGGGCCTCGCCGTAGCAGTGTCTTCCCTGCGCCAATCCGCCCCGTGCTCACAGCGAAGGATTATAGCCAGGCCTGCGACATTGGTCGCCAAGCCGACGGTCGTAGCCTCTCTCAGCAGGCCTGGGCGATTACCAAGAAGGTCGCCGAGGTGGATCGGATGGTGACCCCTGATTTGCAGGGCTCGATCATCGAGATCCATCCTGAACTGTGTTTTTGGGCCTTGAATGGGGGACGCCCGCTGGAGTACCCGAAGAAGGATTATCAGGGCATGGAGGCCCGTCGCATGCTTCTGAAGGAGCATCTGCTGGATCCGGTGGTCTTTTACGACCTGCGGTTGCCTGGCGCGGGGCGTGACGATATCCACGATGCCCTGGCAGCCCTGTGGACGGCGAGGCGATATGCTCAGGGCGAGTCCGTGCGGATTCCTGAGCACGAGCAGCGTGATGCCAAAGGCCTGCGGATGGAGATGTGGTACTGA
- a CDS encoding alpha/beta hydrolase, translating to MPRSSRRSSICERPLRPPTSPAGTRRSWLTWTARFRHSTQRRTNLLNEQIATNVGPSQLDIAYERRGRATDPVVLLVMGVAAQLVNWPEGFLDVLVSRRLQVIRFDNRDSGHSTHLVDAPSPNLPAALAGDLSSASYTLSDMAADSVGLLDALGLSAAHVVGASMGGAIAQTMAIEHPDRVRSLTSMMSTTGDPSVGQIRRETMAAVFGGPPATTRQEVIDRAVRAFGIIGSPAYPSDPVAIAAQAGIAYDRDHDEIAVARQAVASVASGDRTQLLKSLDVPTLIIHGTADTVCDASGGRATAEAIPGADLVLIEGMGHNIPPGLWDCLADHIARIVERGEALGKEPESHTAG from the coding sequence ATGCCGCGATCCTCGAGGCGCTCAAGCATCTGCGAACGGCCGCTCCGCCCACCGACCTCGCCGGCTGGGACCCGGCGCTCATGGCTTACCTGGACCGCGCGCTTCAGGCACTCGACTCAGAGGAGAACGAACTTGCTGAATGAACAGATCGCCACGAACGTGGGGCCGTCGCAGCTCGACATCGCCTACGAACGGCGCGGTCGCGCCACCGACCCGGTGGTACTCCTCGTGATGGGCGTGGCAGCACAGCTCGTCAATTGGCCCGAAGGCTTCCTCGACGTCCTCGTGAGCCGTAGGCTGCAGGTGATTCGCTTCGACAATCGCGACTCGGGGCACTCGACGCACCTCGTCGACGCGCCATCCCCGAATCTCCCCGCAGCGCTCGCAGGCGACTTATCATCGGCCTCCTACACGCTGTCCGACATGGCGGCCGATAGCGTCGGCCTTCTCGATGCTCTCGGCCTTTCCGCCGCTCATGTGGTGGGAGCGTCGATGGGTGGTGCGATCGCGCAGACGATGGCCATCGAGCATCCCGATCGCGTGCGCTCGTTGACTTCGATGATGTCCACGACGGGCGACCCATCCGTCGGACAAATCCGCCGAGAGACGATGGCGGCCGTGTTCGGCGGTCCCCCCGCAACCACCCGGCAAGAGGTCATTGACCGGGCGGTTCGTGCTTTTGGGATCATCGGCTCTCCTGCCTACCCAAGCGATCCGGTCGCCATCGCCGCACAAGCGGGAATCGCTTACGACCGTGACCACGACGAGATTGCCGTCGCCCGCCAGGCCGTGGCATCGGTTGCCTCGGGCGATCGCACTCAGCTCCTCAAGTCTCTCGATGTTCCAACGCTCATCATCCATGGCACTGCCGATACCGTGTGCGATGCTAGCGGGGGGCGTGCAACTGCTGAGGCGATCCCCGGTGCAGACCTCGTTCTGATCGAAGGGATGGGGCATAACATTCCGCCTGGCCTGTGGGATTGCCTTGCCGACCACATCGCGCGAATTGTTGAGCGCGGCGAAGCGCTTGGAAAAGAGCCTGAATCGCACACAGCGGGATGA
- a CDS encoding nucleotidyltransferase domain-containing protein codes for MIQAMDAMLNLLIDELRDRHACHTVILYGSRARGDHSAHSDYDVLGIRKDGEAYRDARPWQDSYLDAFIYPEAAFDVLDEGMLRLHGGRVLIEQEAWGRQLLMRVDALFSAGPAAPDPTEVQTRITWARKMLARIQRQDLEAHYRRHWLLVQLLEDYFYLRRQWYRGPKESFAWLQANDPPTYSRFEAALEPHASDEHLHLLVEHVIAPIAP; via the coding sequence ATGATCCAAGCGATGGATGCGATGCTGAACCTCTTGATCGATGAGCTGCGCGATCGCCACGCCTGCCACACCGTCATCCTGTACGGCTCGCGGGCGCGCGGCGACCACTCGGCGCATAGTGACTACGACGTCCTTGGGATCCGCAAGGACGGCGAGGCCTACCGCGATGCACGGCCTTGGCAAGATAGCTACTTGGACGCCTTCATCTACCCCGAGGCAGCCTTCGATGTACTGGACGAGGGCATGCTACGCCTGCACGGCGGACGCGTCCTCATTGAACAAGAGGCTTGGGGGCGCCAGCTTCTCATGCGCGTCGATGCCTTGTTCTCAGCAGGCCCGGCAGCCCCTGATCCTACAGAAGTCCAGACGCGCATCACATGGGCACGCAAGATGCTCGCTCGTATCCAGCGCCAGGACCTCGAGGCGCATTACCGGCGCCACTGGCTACTCGTACAACTGCTGGAAGACTACTTCTACCTGCGCCGGCAGTGGTATCGCGGCCCCAAGGAAAGTTTCGCATGGCTCCAGGCCAACGATCCCCCCACGTACAGCCGCTTTGAAGCGGCGCTTGAACCGCACGCTTCTGACGAGCACTTGCACCTGCTGGTCGAACACGTCATCGCGCCAATCGCCCCTTGA
- a CDS encoding carboxypeptidase regulatory-like domain-containing protein, translating into MPRARIKGFSLAMLLAALTVLAGCSGLGNPVPAGEEGGCNPQVATAYRVLSGIQTGILEIRVQDASGSPQASVSVTAYRLVYTGAKCPSMISGVTDAQGLLRFERMKTGPYQVSLEAAAATASTEVEADKTATVTLVD; encoded by the coding sequence ATGCCGCGCGCGCGAATCAAGGGCTTCTCGTTGGCGATGCTGCTCGCCGCTCTTACCGTGCTGGCGGGCTGCTCGGGCCTAGGGAATCCCGTTCCCGCAGGCGAGGAGGGCGGTTGCAATCCTCAGGTGGCCACGGCCTATCGCGTGCTTTCGGGCATCCAAACCGGCATCCTCGAAATTCGCGTGCAGGACGCCAGCGGCAGCCCGCAGGCCAGTGTGAGCGTCACGGCGTACCGGTTGGTGTATACGGGGGCCAAGTGTCCGTCGATGATCAGCGGGGTGACGGATGCGCAGGGCCTGCTGCGCTTCGAGCGCATGAAGACCGGTCCTTATCAGGTGAGTCTGGAGGCCGCGGCAGCGACGGCCAGCACGGAGGTCGAGGCGGACAAGACGGCGACGGTGACGCTCGTCGATTGA
- a CDS encoding response regulator transcription factor yields the protein MGERLLVVEDEPSLLKGLLDVLSLRGYEVESSGRGDEALEMALTRPYHLILLDVMLPELSGFEVLKALRQAGRRTPVILLTAKNTEMDKVLGFELGVDDYVTKPFSLLELLGRIGAVLRRAEPPAATREAPADETLTFGPVVFDIKRYTVHHPEKAVELPAKAFDILRVLARHEGTVVSRDTLMDEVWGQDQFINQRTVNNLVVKLRQTIEADPAEPRFLKTVHGVGYRLDR from the coding sequence ATGGGTGAACGGCTGCTGGTGGTCGAGGACGAACCGTCCCTGCTCAAGGGGCTGCTCGACGTGCTGAGCCTGCGCGGCTACGAGGTCGAGTCGAGCGGCCGCGGGGACGAAGCCCTCGAGATGGCGCTGACGCGCCCCTACCACCTGATCCTCCTGGACGTCATGCTGCCGGAGCTGAGCGGCTTCGAAGTGCTGAAGGCGCTGCGCCAGGCGGGAAGGCGCACGCCCGTGATCCTGCTGACGGCGAAGAACACCGAGATGGACAAGGTCCTCGGCTTCGAGCTCGGGGTGGATGACTACGTGACCAAACCCTTCAGCTTGCTCGAGTTGCTGGGTCGGATCGGCGCCGTCCTGCGCCGCGCAGAGCCCCCGGCGGCCACGCGCGAAGCGCCGGCTGATGAGACGCTCACCTTCGGCCCGGTGGTGTTCGACATCAAACGCTATACCGTTCACCACCCCGAGAAGGCGGTGGAGCTGCCCGCCAAGGCGTTCGACATCCTGCGGGTCCTGGCGCGTCACGAGGGCACGGTCGTCTCGCGCGATACCCTCATGGACGAGGTCTGGGGCCAGGACCAGTTCATCAACCAGCGGACGGTCAACAACCTCGTGGTGAAGCTGCGCCAGACCATCGAGGCGGACCCGGCCGAGCCCCGCTTCCTCAAGACCGTCCACGGGGTCGGCTATCGCCTGGACCGCTGA
- a CDS encoding HAMP domain-containing histidine kinase, which translates to MLPRLPHLPLKHRVRLLWAWWAIGLVLVTFIWSMALASDCLFQLGAKEAALVPKLQQLSASFDALQDKERAVMLSLVRRFKTESLSAKTFEEARTAISPTFRLYLLDAQGRPLDGSPQPPAWLATKALRVPPSASGLITTLGPAPIGYAESFAPLEGEPADYRLSVSRNARQECLVTELDFAYIFGPWLETRIKALRLPPGTTYQHQDHPDARPPLLADKASYRLGYGAAWHTLLAAQSWRFRVDTFSTNARKPIAPLLITVDNGSLLRGVFLRYAAILAGGFAVFGGFAIALRLASRAIRRELELAELRSNFTAMVSHELKTPVAAIGMYAEILEHGLVADEAKIAEYHRIIGKEAARLHRLIDDLLDLGKIERGVRTYVPVATDLNELVRQATHEAALSYDRSAPPVVALALAPALPPAWVDPEVTVRAVSNVVHNALKYGGDPTQVKVTTRQTNGRLLVEIADRGPGIPASKRKAIFEPYTRLEQEERRSHPGTGLGLALVKAFTEGQGGQVEVLGNEGGGSLFRLSFAQEKETKDG; encoded by the coding sequence GTGCTGCCGCGACTCCCCCACCTTCCCTTGAAGCATCGCGTCCGCCTCCTCTGGGCCTGGTGGGCCATCGGTCTTGTCCTCGTGACCTTCATTTGGTCGATGGCCCTGGCGAGCGATTGCCTCTTCCAGCTCGGGGCAAAAGAAGCGGCGCTAGTCCCCAAGCTCCAACAGCTATCCGCCTCGTTTGACGCGCTCCAGGACAAGGAGCGGGCCGTCATGCTATCGCTGGTCAGGCGCTTCAAGACGGAAAGCTTGTCCGCAAAAACCTTCGAAGAGGCCCGCACCGCCATCTCGCCCACCTTCAGGCTTTACCTGCTGGATGCGCAAGGCCGCCCCCTCGATGGCTCGCCGCAACCGCCCGCCTGGCTTGCCACCAAGGCCTTGCGCGTTCCGCCTTCCGCCAGTGGCCTGATCACCACCCTCGGCCCAGCCCCGATCGGTTATGCAGAGAGCTTCGCCCCCCTGGAGGGCGAGCCTGCGGATTACCGCCTCTCCGTGAGCCGCAACGCGCGACAAGAATGCCTCGTCACCGAGCTGGATTTCGCCTACATATTCGGCCCTTGGCTCGAAACCCGCATCAAGGCGCTCCGCTTGCCTCCTGGCACCACGTACCAGCACCAGGACCACCCCGATGCTCGGCCTCCCCTGCTCGCGGACAAGGCCTCCTACCGTCTCGGGTACGGGGCCGCCTGGCACACCCTCCTCGCCGCCCAGTCCTGGCGCTTCAGGGTCGATACCTTCTCGACGAACGCGAGAAAGCCGATCGCCCCCCTGCTCATCACCGTGGACAACGGCAGCCTCCTGCGAGGCGTGTTCCTGCGCTACGCCGCCATCCTGGCAGGTGGCTTCGCCGTCTTCGGCGGCTTTGCGATCGCCTTGCGCCTCGCGAGCCGTGCCATCCGGCGCGAGCTGGAGCTTGCGGAGTTGCGGAGCAACTTCACGGCCATGGTCTCTCACGAGCTCAAGACGCCGGTGGCCGCCATCGGCATGTACGCCGAGATCCTCGAGCACGGCCTCGTCGCGGACGAAGCCAAGATCGCTGAGTATCACCGGATCATCGGGAAGGAAGCCGCCCGCCTTCACCGGCTCATCGACGACCTGCTGGACCTCGGCAAGATCGAGCGTGGCGTCCGGACCTACGTCCCCGTCGCCACCGACCTCAACGAGCTGGTCCGCCAGGCCACCCACGAAGCCGCCCTCTCGTACGATCGCTCCGCGCCGCCCGTCGTCGCCCTGGCGCTCGCTCCCGCGCTGCCGCCGGCCTGGGTGGACCCGGAGGTGACGGTCCGCGCCGTCTCGAACGTGGTCCACAACGCCCTCAAGTACGGCGGCGATCCGACGCAGGTGAAGGTCACCACCCGCCAAACGAATGGCCGCCTCCTGGTCGAAATCGCCGATCGCGGCCCGGGAATCCCAGCGAGCAAGCGAAAGGCGATCTTCGAGCCCTACACCCGCCTGGAGCAAGAAGAACGCCGCAGCCACCCGGGCACGGGCCTCGGCCTCGCCCTCGTGAAGGCCTTCACCGAGGGGCAAGGCGGCCAAGTGGAGGTCCTCGGGAACGAAGGCGGCGGGAGCCTTTTCCGGCTCAGTTTCGCGCAAGAGAAGGAGACGAAGGATGGGTGA
- a CDS encoding DNA polymerase III subunit alpha, whose protein sequence is MHDIVHLQTHSVYSFRQSTLAIPDLVSEAVARGHKAIALTDMDGLYGFVPFVQAARKAGIRPIIGAELSLKLGDAMAKVPQRATLLVRDETGFKNLSRLVSRFQLGGRKGLSPEELADHAAGLILLTGGERGALPRLVSEGRIQAAEALLRDWREAFGAAHCFVQLGPWWPSQPLLRLAEACEVKVVAAHEAAYLRPEDLRTWHLLRAGHGLAPVASGPRHLASDAELRQAWQALPEALANTWAIAERCTYTPVFGAYRLPEFPGRAADETSEAMLRRRCAAGLEHRYAASSRGAEARRRMEEELAVIVAMGFADYFLVAWDLVRFAQTAGIPHIPRGSAAGSLVLYLLGVTQICPLEHHLCFERFLNPERKSLPDIDMDFDWRRRDEVVDYCFKTYGEAHVARIATHQHHGARGAVRLAGAALGLEPALVDDVAQRMPRWAGAGDIASAVAKAPECQGLPIEQAPYKELFETAQAFEGIPDHLGLHACGVVISSGPLSDVVPLEASAKGPIVTQFEMEGVEAVGLLKMDLLGNRNLAILDEAVALVNRRHGLSLAVDELPLDDPEAFRLLGEGRAFGIYQMESSGVQGLLRQFRPTDLEDVTAITSLYRPGPLQGGITTHYVERRHGREAVVYPDPCLAELLTHTYGCILYQEQCLQVSHLFAGLSLGQCENLRRGLAKRKRSEITGLEQAFFEGARRLGREEAHVQEVWKLLSNFGGYGFVKAHAASCAALAIREAYIKARWPIEYLSVVLSAGCGYYPPRIYLEDARSFGARVVLPCVNRSDEAYTVEEGGVLRVGLGAIKGLGPVGMATILRARQDGPFLHLGDLRRRTGLSRSELETLITIGACDAFGVSRPGLLWQLTMLGTTKTAPRIPAQAMLFPLVEAMPEPPSTLADYSDQRRQAIERERLGYAVTVTRLPKMPGCHSFEEARALPVRSKVQVVAECVSRSSRRTRNGDKMCFLTLSDGENQLRAILFPEAYRKFVLELRKGAAVFSGVLGNDEGEPILTVTCVTPLVGGEVA, encoded by the coding sequence ATGCACGACATCGTCCACCTGCAGACCCACTCCGTTTACTCCTTTCGCCAGAGCACCCTCGCCATCCCGGACCTGGTCTCCGAGGCGGTGGCGCGGGGGCACAAGGCGATCGCCCTGACCGACATGGACGGCCTCTACGGCTTCGTGCCCTTCGTCCAGGCGGCGCGCAAGGCGGGGATACGCCCGATCATCGGCGCGGAGCTCTCCTTGAAGCTCGGCGATGCGATGGCCAAGGTGCCCCAGCGCGCGACGCTCTTGGTTCGCGACGAGACGGGCTTCAAGAACCTGTCGCGCCTCGTATCCCGCTTTCAATTGGGGGGGCGAAAGGGCCTCTCGCCCGAGGAGCTCGCAGACCATGCGGCGGGGCTGATCCTGTTGACCGGTGGTGAGCGGGGCGCTTTGCCGCGCCTCGTCTCGGAAGGGCGCATCCAGGCAGCTGAGGCGCTGCTACGAGACTGGCGAGAGGCCTTCGGCGCCGCGCATTGCTTCGTGCAACTCGGGCCGTGGTGGCCGTCGCAGCCCTTGCTTCGACTTGCCGAAGCGTGCGAGGTGAAGGTGGTGGCCGCCCATGAAGCCGCTTACTTACGCCCTGAGGACCTGCGTACTTGGCACTTGCTGCGAGCAGGGCATGGCCTGGCGCCTGTGGCGTCCGGACCGCGTCATCTGGCAAGCGATGCGGAGCTGCGGCAGGCCTGGCAAGCCCTGCCCGAGGCGCTGGCCAACACCTGGGCGATCGCTGAGCGCTGCACTTATACGCCGGTCTTCGGGGCCTATCGCTTGCCCGAATTCCCGGGACGTGCCGCTGACGAGACGAGCGAAGCCATGCTCCGTCGCCGCTGCGCAGCGGGCCTCGAACACCGCTACGCGGCTTCCTCCCGCGGGGCTGAGGCGCGGCGACGGATGGAAGAGGAACTCGCCGTCATTGTGGCGATGGGGTTCGCGGATTACTTCCTCGTGGCCTGGGACTTGGTGCGGTTCGCCCAGACGGCGGGGATTCCTCACATTCCGCGGGGCAGCGCCGCTGGGAGCCTCGTCCTCTACCTCCTGGGGGTGACGCAGATCTGCCCCCTGGAGCACCATCTGTGCTTCGAGCGTTTTTTGAATCCCGAGCGTAAGAGCCTGCCCGATATCGACATGGACTTCGACTGGCGGCGTCGTGACGAGGTGGTGGATTACTGCTTCAAGACTTACGGTGAGGCGCATGTGGCCCGCATCGCCACCCACCAGCACCACGGCGCGCGTGGGGCCGTTCGCCTCGCGGGGGCTGCCCTCGGCCTTGAGCCTGCCTTGGTCGATGACGTGGCGCAGCGCATGCCACGCTGGGCCGGTGCGGGCGACATCGCTTCGGCGGTCGCCAAGGCGCCCGAATGCCAGGGCTTGCCGATCGAGCAAGCGCCTTACAAGGAGCTCTTCGAAACGGCGCAGGCCTTCGAGGGCATCCCCGACCACCTGGGCTTGCATGCATGCGGTGTCGTGATCAGCAGCGGGCCGCTGAGCGACGTGGTCCCACTTGAAGCCTCCGCCAAGGGCCCCATCGTGACCCAGTTCGAGATGGAGGGGGTCGAGGCGGTGGGCCTGCTCAAGATGGATCTTTTGGGCAATCGTAACCTCGCCATCCTCGACGAGGCGGTAGCCCTGGTCAACAGGCGTCATGGCCTCTCCCTTGCGGTTGATGAATTGCCTCTGGACGACCCCGAGGCCTTTCGCTTGCTGGGCGAGGGGCGCGCTTTCGGGATCTATCAGATGGAGAGCAGTGGGGTCCAGGGGCTTTTGCGCCAGTTCCGGCCGACGGACCTCGAGGACGTCACGGCCATCACCAGCTTGTATCGACCGGGCCCCCTTCAGGGCGGCATCACTACTCACTACGTCGAGCGGCGCCACGGCCGCGAGGCGGTCGTCTATCCGGATCCTTGCCTGGCCGAGCTCCTTACGCATACTTACGGCTGCATCTTGTATCAGGAGCAGTGCCTCCAAGTGAGTCACCTCTTCGCCGGCCTGAGCCTGGGGCAGTGCGAGAACCTGAGGCGAGGGCTCGCCAAGCGCAAGCGTTCCGAGATTACGGGTTTGGAGCAGGCTTTCTTCGAGGGCGCGCGGCGCCTCGGGCGAGAAGAAGCCCATGTGCAAGAGGTTTGGAAGTTACTCAGCAACTTCGGAGGCTATGGCTTCGTGAAGGCGCACGCGGCTTCGTGCGCGGCACTCGCCATCCGCGAGGCTTATATCAAGGCGCGCTGGCCCATCGAGTACCTGAGTGTGGTCCTGTCGGCCGGCTGTGGCTACTATCCACCCCGGATCTACCTCGAGGATGCACGCTCCTTCGGGGCGCGCGTCGTGTTGCCCTGCGTGAACCGCTCCGACGAGGCCTATACCGTCGAGGAGGGCGGCGTGCTGCGGGTAGGGCTCGGGGCGATCAAGGGCCTGGGGCCGGTGGGGATGGCGACGATCCTGCGAGCTCGCCAAGACGGTCCGTTCCTCCATCTGGGGGATTTGCGTCGTCGGACGGGGCTCTCGCGTTCGGAGCTCGAGACCTTGATCACCATTGGGGCGTGCGATGCCTTTGGTGTCTCTCGGCCAGGTCTCCTTTGGCAATTGACCATGCTAGGAACTACCAAGACGGCCCCTCGTATACCTGCTCAAGCGATGCTCTTTCCCCTCGTCGAGGCCATGCCCGAGCCACCGAGCACGCTGGCCGATTATTCGGACCAGCGCCGTCAGGCCATCGAGCGCGAGCGCCTCGGCTACGCCGTCACCGTGACCCGCTTGCCCAAGATGCCGGGTTGCCACTCCTTCGAAGAGGCGCGCGCTTTACCGGTGCGAAGCAAGGTTCAGGTGGTGGCCGAGTGCGTCTCTCGCTCCAGTCGGCGCACCAGGAATGGGGATAAGATGTGCTTTCTGACCCTCTCGGATGGAGAGAACCAATTGAGGGCGATCCTGTTCCCCGAGGCGTACCGGAAATTCGTCTTGGAGCTGCGCAAGGGGGCGGCAGTGTTTTCCGGGGTCCTCGGGAACGATGAGGGTGAGCCCATCCTGACGGTGACATGCGTGACGCCGCTGGTAGGAGGTGAGGTGGCATGA